In Sebastes fasciatus isolate fSebFas1 chromosome 15, fSebFas1.pri, whole genome shotgun sequence, a genomic segment contains:
- the dnmt3ab gene encoding DNA (cytosine-5)-methyltransferase 3A isoform X4: MPSNTVTNTTALKSSDYGDSPGNRMGESTILDMDLKTEEKSAKSSASCKVGKPGRKRKQFPVESCGSLKGIVGVGNSYTGVGRPSMAQVHNGDVGGHRDRTSDACFPKQEKREVENGIPRDPPFCRAEDSSQGQSLSPSPENGFLSSREDQDSEKDKDDSLTTPCKKRGRRKLERPTKYVEHKEEDRRDAVKTEAEKKSQLMSVMNAMKDHEESETEAQKEEVSIIKHPSPSKQQQQQPQPQPQSHTQSQPQYQQQSQPSLPQQQHQQPPQQQQQQPTDPASPTVATTPEPVAIGGGDKTSPKPADTEPEYEDERGFGIGELVWGKLRGFSWWPGRIVSWWMTGRSRAAEGTRWVMWFGDGKFSVVCVEKLMPLSSFTNAFHQPTYNKQPMYKKAIYEVLQAASSRAGKAFKACPDSDETETSKSVEMLNKQMIDWAMTGFQPTGPKALEPPEEERNPYKEVYPEMWVEPEAAAYTPPPAKKPRKSAAEKPKVKDIIDERTRERLVHEVRQKCRSIEDICISCGSLNVSLEHPLFAGGMCQSCKNCFLECAYQYDDDGYQSYCTICCGGREVLMCGNHNCCRCFCVECVDLLVGQGAAHAAIKEDPWNCYMCGQKDAFGLLGRRTDWPSRLQHFFANNHDQDFDSPKIYPPVMTEMRKPVRVLSLFDGIATGLLVLKELGIQVDRYVASEVCEDSITVGIVRHQGRIMYVGDVRNVTRKHIHEWGPFDLVIGGSPCNDLSIVNPARKGLFEGTGRLFFEFYRLLHEARPKEGENRPFFWLFENVVAMGVSDKRDISRFLECNPVMIDAKEVSAAHRARYFWGNLPGMNRPLSAMYNDRVDLQDCLEHGRTAKFGKVRTITTRSNSIKQGKDQHFPVYMNEKEDILWCTEMERIFGFPVHYTDVSNMSRLARQRLLGRSWSVPVIRHLFAPLKDYFACV, translated from the exons gGTGAAAGCACAATATTGGACATGGACCTGAAGACCGAGGAGAAGTCAGCTAAAAGTAGTGCCTCTTGTAAAGTTGGCAAGCCTGGAAGAAAGCGCAAGCAGTTTCCA GTCGAAAGCTGTGGCTCTCTCAAAGGCATTGTGGGCGTGGGCAACAGCTACACCGGAGTGGGTAGGCCGTCCATGGCACAGGTCCACAATGGAGACGTGGGCGGGCACAGAGACAGGACGTCCGACGCCTGCTTCCCCAAACAGGAGAAGAGGGAAGTGGAGAACGGGATCCCCAGAGACCCTCCCTTTTGCCGGGCAGAGGACAGCTCCCAGGGTCAGAGCCTGAGTCCGTCCCCGGAGAACGGATTCCTGTCCAGCCGGGAAGACCAGGACTCGGAGAAAGACAAGGACGACAGCCTGACGACGCCGTGCAAGAAACGAGGGAGGCGGAAACTGGAGCGCCCAACGAAAT ATGTGGAGCACAAGGAGGAGGACAGGCGTGATGCAGTCAAGACCGAG GCAGAGAAAAAGTCCCAACTGATGTCAGTGATGAACGCGATGAAGGATCACGAGGAGAGTGAAACAGAGGCCCAGAAAGAAGAGGTCTCAATAATCAAACACCCATCGCcttcaaagcagcagcagcagcagcctcagcctcagcctcagtcGCACACTCAATCACAGCCTCAGTATCAACAGCAATCACAGCCGTCGCTGCCACAACAACAGCATCAGCAGCcgcctcagcagcagcagcagcagcctacTGACCCCGCTTCCCCAACTGTGGCCACGACCCCTGAGCCCGTCGCCATCGGAGGTGGAGACAAGACGTCCCCCAAACCTGCAGACACTGAGCCTGAGTATGAG GACGAGCGTGGTTTTGGCATCGGCGAGCTGGTTTGGGGAAAGCTTCGAGGGTTCTCGTGGTGGCCAGGCCGCATTGTATCCTGGTGGATGACGGGACGGAGCAGAGCCGCTGAGGGAACCAGATGGGTCATGTGGTTTGGAGACGGAAAATTCTCAGTG GTTTGTGTAGAGAAACTCATGCCTTTAAGTTCCTTCACTAATGCCTTTCACCAACCAACTTACAACAAGCAGCCCATGTACAAGAAAGCCATCTATGAGGTGCTACAG GCGGCTAGCAGCCGGGCAGGCAAAGCCTTCAAGGCCTGTCCCGACAGTGACGAGACAGAAACCTCCAAATCAGTGGAAATGCTGAACAAGCAGATGATTGACTGGGCTATGACCGGATTTCAGCCCACTGGACCCAAGGCTTTAGAGCCACCGGAAG AGGAGCGTAACCCATACAAAGAGGTTTACCCTGAGATGTGGGTGGAGCCTGAAGCAGCAGCCTATACGCCTCCTCCAGCCAAAAAGCCTCGCAAAAGCGCAGCAGAGAAACCCAAGGTCAAGGACATCATTGATGAGAGGACACGAG AGCGGCTTGTTCATGAAGTGAGACAAAAGTGCCGCAGCATAGAGG ACATCTGTATCTCCTGTGGAAGTCTGAACGTTAGCCTTGAGCACCCGCTGTTTGCTGGGGGAATGTGCCAGAGCTGTAAG AACTGCTTCCTAGAATGTGCGTATCAATATGACGACGACGGCTACCAGTCGTACTGCACTATCTGCTGCGGAGGACGAGAGGTGCTCATGTGCGGAAACCACAACTGCTGTCG gtgtttctgtgtggagtGTGTCGACCTCCTTGTCGGTCAAGGAGCGGCCCATGCAGCCATTAAAGAGGACCCGTGGAACTGCTACATGTGTGGTCAGAAGGACGCGTTTGGTCTACTGGGGCGTCGTACTGACTGGCCCAGCCGTCTCCAGCACTTCTTTGCAAATAATCATGACCAAGATTTC GATTCACCAAAGATCTACCCCCCAGTCATGACGGAGATGAGGAAGCCCGTTCGTGTCCTGTCGCTATTTGACGGCATAGCAACAG GTCTATTGGTGCTGAAAGAACTTGGCATCCAAGTGGATCGCTATGTAGCTTCTGAAGTGTGCGAAGACTCCATCACTGTAGGTATCGTCAGGCATCAGGGTCGCATCATGTATGTTGGCGATGTGAGGAACGTCACACGCAAACAC ATACACGAGTGGGGTCCTTTTGACCTAGTTATTGGAGGAAGCCCATGCAATGACCTCTCTATAGTCAATCCTGCTAGGAAAGGTCTTTTTG AGGGCACCGGACGCCTGTTCTTTGAGTTTTACAGGCTGCTCCACGAGGCTCGGCCGAAGGAGGGGGAAAACCGGCCTTTCTTCTGGCTCTTTGAAAACGTGGTTGCCATGGGTGTCAGCGATAAGAGGGACATATCTCGCTTTTTAGAG TGCAACCCGGTGATGATCGATGCCAAGGAAGTGTCCGCTGCCCACCGCGCCCGTTACTTCTGGGGTAACCTTCCTGGCATGAACAG gCCTTTGAGTGCTATGTACAATGACAGGGTGGACCTCCAGGACTGTTTAGAACATGGCAGAACAGCTAAG TTTGGCAAGGTGAGGACCATAACCACCAGGTCTAACTCCATCAAGCAGGGCAAGGACCAGCACTTCCCCGTCTACATGAACGAGAAGGAGGACATACTCTGGTGCACTGAGATGGAGAG GATCTTTGGCTTCCCAGTCCACTATACGGACGTGTCCAACATGAGCCGACTGGCAAGACAAAGGCTCCTGGGCAGATCATGGAGCGTCCCGGTCATCCGCCACCTGTTTGCACCACTCAAAGATTACTTTGCCTGCGTTTGA